From the Theobroma cacao cultivar B97-61/B2 chromosome 2, Criollo_cocoa_genome_V2, whole genome shotgun sequence genome, one window contains:
- the LOC18607250 gene encoding extra-large guanine nucleotide-binding protein 1 isoform X1: protein MAGLLRKILPVGKSTAQDDDNDNDNVEYSFAIEYHGPPVPYDIPKAVPVDVDQLPTAATVSSSYVLNENSVPVIQPIVKANPVKQKWSEDKKFGSRPGSARKSIDRPGVSNESSIQVDSLDTLGQGIDGGCRTKLCDGMGSSGNLEISVVHDSLQKSSGGLAELELTDHGEEGLGLQKYMDPPDSDTTESVSSSPVLSSSDVSFQKGEDGNNETPCHVRRPSVVEDANNETPCHVRRPSVVTFLDPESGAMVQEDSSYYETESIDAAQPIARNGKKGSCYRCLKGNRFTEKEICIVCNAKYCYKCVLKAMGSMPEGRKCVTCIGKKINESRRETLGKCSRLLKRLLNELEVQQAMSSEKTCEANQLPPELVVVNGEPLSQDELHNLQICQNPPRKLKPGFYWYDKLSGLWGKEGHGPCQIITAQLNVGGHLKANASNGNANIVINNREITKKELWMLQLAGVHCEGKPSFWLSADGSYQEEGQKNVKGPIWDKMGVKLFCALLSLPVPPVTVNPAGEDVSRETLEQQVLHKLLLVGYQKSGTSTIYKQAKILYNISFSEDERQSIKLMIQSNLYGYFGILLEGQERFEEESLQETRKSQIADGSGSSGSASQIDGQTKYSICRKLKAFSDWLVQVMVSGNLEAIFPAASREYAPFIGELWNDAAFQATYSRRHELEMLPRVATYFLERAVEISSMDYEPSDMDILYAEGITSSNGISCMEFSFPTIEQESSIDGYQHDPSARYQLIRLHPSSLGENCKWVEMFEDVNMVLFCVSLTDYDEFSLDRNGVLTNKMLASKQLFECMVTHPTFEGKDFLLILNKADLLEEKIEQVPLTRCEWFHDFNPVISHNYHNQTTNCSSRNNHTTLGQRAFHYIAVKFKRLFSDLTGRKLYVSMVTGLEPDSVDEALRYTRNIRKWNDYEYSFVNNELSSTDIEASSTS, encoded by the exons ATGGCTGGCCTTTTAAGGAAAATTCTTCCTGTTGGGAAATCAACTGCTCAAGATGACGATAATGATAACGATAATGTTGAATACTCATTTGCTATTGAGTACCATGGTCCTCCGGTCCCTTATGATATCCCCAAAGCAGTTCCGGTGGACGTTGACCAACTCCCCACTGCTGCCACAGTTTCCTCTTCCTATGTTTTGAATGAGAATTCAGTGCCAGTTATCCAACCAATTGTAAAGGCTAATCCAGTGAAGCAAAAATGGTCCgaagataaaaaatttggtTCTCGACCTGGCTCAGCTCGAAAATCCATTGATCGTCCTGGTGTGTCCAATGAATCATCAATTCAAGTTGATAGCTTGGATACATTAGGTCAGGGAATTGATGGTGGGTGCAGAACGAAATTATGTGATGGAATGGGAAGTTCTGGTAACCTGGAAATTTCTGTTGTTCATGATAGTTTGCAAAAATCATCAGGAGGGTTGGCAGAGTTGGAGCTTACTGATCATGGTGAGGAAGGCTTAGGGTTGCAGAAGTATATGGATCCTCCTGATTCTGATACAACAGAGTCAGTTTCAAGCTCACCTGTGCTTTCATCATCTGATGTCTCTTTCCAAAAGGGGGAGGATGGTAACAATGAGACTCCTTGCCATGTCAGAAGACCATCCGTTGTAGAGGATGCTAACAATGAGACTCCTTGCCATGTCAGAAGACCATCCGTTGTAACTTTCCTTGATCCTGAATCAGGTGCAATGGTTCAGGAAGATTCCAGCTATTATGAGACAGAAAGCATCGATGCTGCACAACCCATTGCAAGGAACGGGAAAAAGGGGTCATGCTATAGGTGCTTAAAGGGAAACCGGTTTACAGAAAAGGAGATTTGCATTGTTTGTAATGCTAAGTATTGTTATAAGTGTGTACTGAAAGCAATGGGGTCGATGCCAGAGGGAAGAAAATGTGTTACTTGCATCGGTAAGAAGATAAATGAGTCAaggcgagaaactcttggaaAATGTTCTCGGCTGCTCAAGCGGCTGCTCAATGAGTTGGAAGTTCAACAGGCAATGAGTTCCGAGAAAACGTGTGAGGCAAACCAGTTACCACCTGAGCTGGTTGTTGTGAATGGAGAGCCACTGAGTCAAGATGAGTTGCATAATTTGCAGATCTGCCAAAACCCGCCAAGAAAGCTAAAACCAGGATTCTATTGGTATGATAAATTATCTGGTCTTTGGGGAAAG GAAGGACATGGGCCTTGCCAGATTATTACTGCGCAGCTAAATGTTGGAGGTCACCTGAAGGCTAATGCTAGCAATGGAAATGCAAATATAGTTATAAATAATCGAGAGATTACTAAAAAAGAGCTGTGGATGCTGCAG TTGGCAGGAGTTCATTGTGAAGGAAAACCTAGCTTTTGGCTAAGTGCAGATGGATCCTACCAGGAAGAGGGTCAGAAGAATGTAAAGGGGCCTATATGGGACAAG aTGGGAGTTAAGCTTTTTTGTGCTCTCTTGTCTTTGCCGGTTCCTCCTGTTACTGTGAATCCTGCTGGAGAAGATGTCAGCCGGGAAACCCTAGAGCAGCAAGTTCTTCACAAACTTCTTCTAGTTGGCTATCAAAAGTCTGGCACAAGTACGATATATAAGCAG GCCAAGATTCTGTATAATATTTCTTTCTCTGAAGATGAGCGCCAAAGCATCAAGTTGATGATCCAAAGCAATTTGTATGGGTATTTCGGCATATTGCTTGAGGGTCAAGAACGGTTCGAAGAAGAAAGCCTACAAGAAACTAGAAAAAGCCAGATTGCTGATGGATCTGGTTCTTCAG GCAGTGCAAGCCAGATTGATGGTCaaacaaaatattccatttGCCGAAAACTGAAAGCTTTCTCAGATTGGCTTGTACAAGTGATGGTGTCTGGTAATTTGGAAGCCATCTTCCCAGCTGCTAGTCGTGAATATGCACCGTTTATTGGGGAGCTGTGGAATGATGCAGCCTTTCAGGCCACGTATAGCAGGAGGCATGAACTAGAAATGCTGCCCAGAGTGGCTACTTATTTCCTAGAACGG GCTGTTGAGATCTCAAGCATGGATTATGAGCCCTCTGACATGGACATCTTGTATGCTGAGGGAATTACATCATCCAATGGAATTTCTTGCATGGAATTCTCTTTTCCCACAATAGAACAAGAAAGCTCTATTGATGGTTATCAGCATGACCCATCAGCGAG GTACCAACTCATTAGACTGCATCCCAGTAGCCTTGGGGAGAACTGCAAGTGGGTGGAAATGTTTGAAGACGTTAACATGGTCCTGTTTTGTGTCTCCTTGACCGACTATGATGAGTTCTCACTAGACAGAAATGGAGTTCTCACAAACAAAATGTTGGCAAGCAAGCAACTTTTTGAATGTATGGTCACCCATCCAACCTTTGAGGGAAAGGACTTCCTTCTAATACTCAACAAAGCTGACCTGCTCGAAGAAAAGATTGAGCAGGTTCCCCTGACTCGATGTGAATGGTTTCATGACTTCAATCCAGTTATCAGCCATAATTACCATAACCAAACAACCAACTGCAGCAGCAGAAATAATCACACCACACTAGGACAGCGTGCCTTCCACTATATCGCTGTGAAGTTCAAGAGATTGTTCAGTGATCTTACTGGTCGTAAGTTGTACGTTTCAATGGTTACCGGCTTGGAGCCTGATTCTGTTGATGAAGCTCTGAGATACACCAGGAACATTCGTAAGTGGAATGACTATGAATATAGCTTTGTTAACAATGAATTGTCCTCTACGGATATTGAGGCAAGCTCAACCTCATga
- the LOC18607251 gene encoding protein will die slowly gives MRNDGGETMVMERNSLHKRPNLSSLFQQSEPSLFSVKNSVVVEDVFPNSKSSASLASPRNSNCTTTSGEGSPYIMSPWNQPSPYNKSPWIAPSPLENDFGQNGLIGSIVREEGHIYSLAASRDLLYTGSDSKNIRVWKSLKEFSGFKAKSGLVKAIIVLGDRIFTGHQDGKIRVWNVSSTNPSVHKRFGSLPTLKDIIKSSVKPKNYVEVRRKRSVLRIKHFDAVSCLSLNEELGLLYSGSWDKTLKVWLLANSKCLESIDAHDDAINSVVAGFDSLVFTGSADGTVKVWKRELQGQGTQHFLVQLLLKQENAVTALAVSQESAVLYCGSSDGLVNFWEREKHLSHGGVLRGHKMAVLCLATAGNLVFSGSADKSICVWRREQGGIHTCLSVLTGHTGPVKCLAVEEDHQTSTKADRKWIVYSGSLDKSVKVWRVSEHAPDLKEIKHGYLNGYAANDDAVMGKR, from the coding sequence ATGAGAAACGACGGTGGTGAAACGATGGTTATGGAGCGAAACAGCCTCCATAAACGACCAAATCTGAGTTCTCTCTTCCAACAATCCGAACCTTCTTTGTTTTCTGTGAAAAATAGCGTTGTTGTAGAAGACGTGTTCCCCAATAGCAAAAGCAGTGCCTCTTTGGCAAGCCCGAGGAATTCCAACTGCACAACGACAAGCGGCGAGGGTTCTCCTTACATTATGTCACCATGGAACCAACCTTCTCCGTACAACAAATCTCCATGGATCGCCCCATCTCCActcgagaatgattttggccaAAACGGGCTTATTGGGTCCATTGTACGAGAAGAAGGTCATATTTATTCGTTAGCTGCTTCTCGAGATTTGTTATACACGGGTTCTGATAGCAAGAACATCCGCGTGTGGAAGAGCTTGAAGGAGTTTTCAGGTTTTAAAGCTAAAAGTGGCTTGGTTAAAGCCATTATTGTTTTGGGTGATAGGATCTTCACTGGTCATCAAGACGGTAAAATCCGTGTCTGGAACGTTTCATCTACAAACCCTAGTGTCCACAAAAGATTCGGTAGTTTGCCAACTTTGAAAGATATAATTAAAAGCTCCGTTAAACCCAAGAACTACGTTGAAGTTCGGAGGAAACGTAGCGTTCTGCGAATCAAGCACTTCGACGCTGTTTCTTGCTTGAGCTTGAACGAAGAGCTTGGGTTGTTATACTCAGGATCTTGGGATAAAACCTTGAAAGTTTGGCTACTGGCGAACTCGAAATGCTTGGAATCCATCGACGCTCATGATGACGCCATAAATTCTGTCGTGGCAGGATTCGATAGCCTGGTCTTTACGGGGTCGGCAGATGGGACAGTCAAGGTATGGAAGAGAGAGTTGCAGGGGCAAGGGACCCAACATTTCCTGGTTCAATTGTTGTTGAAGCAAGAAAACGCTGTGACAGCACTGGCTGTGAGCCAAGAATCAGCTGTGCTGTATTGCGGATCGTCTGATGGGCTTGTCAACTTCTGGGAACGTGAAAAGCACCTGTCACATGGCGGGGTCCTTAGGGGCCATAAAATGGCAGTGCTGTGCTTGGCGACAGCCGGGAATTTGGTGTTTAGCGGGTCAGCCGATAAGAGCATATGCGTGTGGAGAAGAGAACAAGGTGGAATTCACACGTGCCTTTCTGTCTTAACAGGTCACACCGGCCCCGTCAAATGCCTAGCCGTTGAAGAAGACCACCAAACATCAACCAAGGCTGATCGAAAGTGGATTGTTTACAGTGGCAGCCTGGACAAGTCCGTCAAGGTGTGGCGCGTGTCGGAACACGCTCCGGACTTGAAGGAGATCAAACATGGTTACCTCAACGGGTACGCGGCCAATGATGACGCTGTGATGGGAAAGAGGTAA
- the LOC18607252 gene encoding proteasome assembly chaperone 2, with protein sequence MDFVTEQGKQPHEECSTLLLPALSIGNVGQLAVDLLVSSMKAERIGYLDDPFVLPCVGNDAYGPIPCGELALPLEAYQSSSNGLTLLQQRSPVVKGMMVEFAKNLANFAAASGKKHVVLLSSLDFGKWQKIDMSSGLQIYYVSSTNPDGRDDHCEQLGWKRLQEYNPAQRCWKHLSTLAEGNTMLENNLPFEDELEEEDYYPSLPFAALFSCFKAKGLKVTCLLCYCSEGDNMQDAFNLAEAACSLLGLNPSTFHSNGSGSWLTPLSWQTVYGPPPDMSIF encoded by the exons ATGGACTTCGTTACTGAACAAGGCAAACAGCCGCACGAAGAATGCTCTACTTTGCTTCTG ccGGCGTTGTCGATTGGGAATGTGGGGCAGTTGGCAGTAGATTTATTAGTATCATCAATGAAAGCAGAGAGAATTGGGTACTTGGATGATCCTTTTGTGCTTCCCTGTGTTGGCAATGATGCTTATGGGCCTATTCCTTGCGGCGAGCTTGCCCTCCCTCTTGAAG cttaCCAATCTTCTTCTAATGGACTCACTCTTCTTCAACAGAGGTCTCCGGTTGTTAAG GGGATGATGGTTGAATTTGCCAAAAACTTGGCAAATTTTGCTGCTGCAAGTGGAAAGAAGCATGTTGTTCTGCTTTCCAGTTTGGACTTTGGAAAATGGCAGAAAATAGACATGTCAAG TGGTCTGCAGATATATTACGTATCCAGCACCAATCCTGATGGAAGAGATGATCACTGTGAACAACTTGGATGGAAAAGGCTGCAAGAATACAATCCTGCTCAGAGATGTTGGAAGCATCTTAGCACCTTAGCTGAAGGAAACACTATGCTGGAAAACAATTTGCCTTTTGAAGATGAGCTGGAAGAGGAAGATTATTACCCAAGTTTGCCTTTTGCAGcacttttttcttgtttcaag GCCAAAGGATTGAAGGTTACATGCTTATTATGCTATTGTTCAGAAGGGGACAATATGCAGGATGCTTTTAATTTGGCTGAGGCAGCATGCAGTCTATTGGGGCTTAATCCTAGTACTTTTCATA GTAATGGGAGTGGTAGTTGGCTAACCCCTTTATCGTGGCAGACCGTCTATGGACCACCGCCAGATATGTCAATCTTTTAG
- the LOC18607250 gene encoding extra-large guanine nucleotide-binding protein 1 isoform X2, protein MAGLLRKILPVGKSTAQDDDNDNDNVEYSFAIEYHGPPVPYDIPKAVPVDVDQLPTAATVSSSYVLNENSVPVIQPIVKANPVKQKWSEDKKFGSRPGSARKSIDRPGVSNESSIQVDSLDTLGQGIDGGCRTKLCDGMGSSGNLEISVVHDSLQKSSGGLAELELTDHGEEGLGLQKYMDPPDSDTTESVSSSPVLSSSDVSFQKGEDANNETPCHVRRPSVVTFLDPESGAMVQEDSSYYETESIDAAQPIARNGKKGSCYRCLKGNRFTEKEICIVCNAKYCYKCVLKAMGSMPEGRKCVTCIGKKINESRRETLGKCSRLLKRLLNELEVQQAMSSEKTCEANQLPPELVVVNGEPLSQDELHNLQICQNPPRKLKPGFYWYDKLSGLWGKEGHGPCQIITAQLNVGGHLKANASNGNANIVINNREITKKELWMLQLAGVHCEGKPSFWLSADGSYQEEGQKNVKGPIWDKMGVKLFCALLSLPVPPVTVNPAGEDVSRETLEQQVLHKLLLVGYQKSGTSTIYKQAKILYNISFSEDERQSIKLMIQSNLYGYFGILLEGQERFEEESLQETRKSQIADGSGSSGSASQIDGQTKYSICRKLKAFSDWLVQVMVSGNLEAIFPAASREYAPFIGELWNDAAFQATYSRRHELEMLPRVATYFLERAVEISSMDYEPSDMDILYAEGITSSNGISCMEFSFPTIEQESSIDGYQHDPSARYQLIRLHPSSLGENCKWVEMFEDVNMVLFCVSLTDYDEFSLDRNGVLTNKMLASKQLFECMVTHPTFEGKDFLLILNKADLLEEKIEQVPLTRCEWFHDFNPVISHNYHNQTTNCSSRNNHTTLGQRAFHYIAVKFKRLFSDLTGRKLYVSMVTGLEPDSVDEALRYTRNIRKWNDYEYSFVNNELSSTDIEASSTS, encoded by the exons ATGGCTGGCCTTTTAAGGAAAATTCTTCCTGTTGGGAAATCAACTGCTCAAGATGACGATAATGATAACGATAATGTTGAATACTCATTTGCTATTGAGTACCATGGTCCTCCGGTCCCTTATGATATCCCCAAAGCAGTTCCGGTGGACGTTGACCAACTCCCCACTGCTGCCACAGTTTCCTCTTCCTATGTTTTGAATGAGAATTCAGTGCCAGTTATCCAACCAATTGTAAAGGCTAATCCAGTGAAGCAAAAATGGTCCgaagataaaaaatttggtTCTCGACCTGGCTCAGCTCGAAAATCCATTGATCGTCCTGGTGTGTCCAATGAATCATCAATTCAAGTTGATAGCTTGGATACATTAGGTCAGGGAATTGATGGTGGGTGCAGAACGAAATTATGTGATGGAATGGGAAGTTCTGGTAACCTGGAAATTTCTGTTGTTCATGATAGTTTGCAAAAATCATCAGGAGGGTTGGCAGAGTTGGAGCTTACTGATCATGGTGAGGAAGGCTTAGGGTTGCAGAAGTATATGGATCCTCCTGATTCTGATACAACAGAGTCAGTTTCAAGCTCACCTGTGCTTTCATCATCTGATGTCTCTTTCCAAAAGGGGGAGGATG CTAACAATGAGACTCCTTGCCATGTCAGAAGACCATCCGTTGTAACTTTCCTTGATCCTGAATCAGGTGCAATGGTTCAGGAAGATTCCAGCTATTATGAGACAGAAAGCATCGATGCTGCACAACCCATTGCAAGGAACGGGAAAAAGGGGTCATGCTATAGGTGCTTAAAGGGAAACCGGTTTACAGAAAAGGAGATTTGCATTGTTTGTAATGCTAAGTATTGTTATAAGTGTGTACTGAAAGCAATGGGGTCGATGCCAGAGGGAAGAAAATGTGTTACTTGCATCGGTAAGAAGATAAATGAGTCAaggcgagaaactcttggaaAATGTTCTCGGCTGCTCAAGCGGCTGCTCAATGAGTTGGAAGTTCAACAGGCAATGAGTTCCGAGAAAACGTGTGAGGCAAACCAGTTACCACCTGAGCTGGTTGTTGTGAATGGAGAGCCACTGAGTCAAGATGAGTTGCATAATTTGCAGATCTGCCAAAACCCGCCAAGAAAGCTAAAACCAGGATTCTATTGGTATGATAAATTATCTGGTCTTTGGGGAAAG GAAGGACATGGGCCTTGCCAGATTATTACTGCGCAGCTAAATGTTGGAGGTCACCTGAAGGCTAATGCTAGCAATGGAAATGCAAATATAGTTATAAATAATCGAGAGATTACTAAAAAAGAGCTGTGGATGCTGCAG TTGGCAGGAGTTCATTGTGAAGGAAAACCTAGCTTTTGGCTAAGTGCAGATGGATCCTACCAGGAAGAGGGTCAGAAGAATGTAAAGGGGCCTATATGGGACAAG aTGGGAGTTAAGCTTTTTTGTGCTCTCTTGTCTTTGCCGGTTCCTCCTGTTACTGTGAATCCTGCTGGAGAAGATGTCAGCCGGGAAACCCTAGAGCAGCAAGTTCTTCACAAACTTCTTCTAGTTGGCTATCAAAAGTCTGGCACAAGTACGATATATAAGCAG GCCAAGATTCTGTATAATATTTCTTTCTCTGAAGATGAGCGCCAAAGCATCAAGTTGATGATCCAAAGCAATTTGTATGGGTATTTCGGCATATTGCTTGAGGGTCAAGAACGGTTCGAAGAAGAAAGCCTACAAGAAACTAGAAAAAGCCAGATTGCTGATGGATCTGGTTCTTCAG GCAGTGCAAGCCAGATTGATGGTCaaacaaaatattccatttGCCGAAAACTGAAAGCTTTCTCAGATTGGCTTGTACAAGTGATGGTGTCTGGTAATTTGGAAGCCATCTTCCCAGCTGCTAGTCGTGAATATGCACCGTTTATTGGGGAGCTGTGGAATGATGCAGCCTTTCAGGCCACGTATAGCAGGAGGCATGAACTAGAAATGCTGCCCAGAGTGGCTACTTATTTCCTAGAACGG GCTGTTGAGATCTCAAGCATGGATTATGAGCCCTCTGACATGGACATCTTGTATGCTGAGGGAATTACATCATCCAATGGAATTTCTTGCATGGAATTCTCTTTTCCCACAATAGAACAAGAAAGCTCTATTGATGGTTATCAGCATGACCCATCAGCGAG GTACCAACTCATTAGACTGCATCCCAGTAGCCTTGGGGAGAACTGCAAGTGGGTGGAAATGTTTGAAGACGTTAACATGGTCCTGTTTTGTGTCTCCTTGACCGACTATGATGAGTTCTCACTAGACAGAAATGGAGTTCTCACAAACAAAATGTTGGCAAGCAAGCAACTTTTTGAATGTATGGTCACCCATCCAACCTTTGAGGGAAAGGACTTCCTTCTAATACTCAACAAAGCTGACCTGCTCGAAGAAAAGATTGAGCAGGTTCCCCTGACTCGATGTGAATGGTTTCATGACTTCAATCCAGTTATCAGCCATAATTACCATAACCAAACAACCAACTGCAGCAGCAGAAATAATCACACCACACTAGGACAGCGTGCCTTCCACTATATCGCTGTGAAGTTCAAGAGATTGTTCAGTGATCTTACTGGTCGTAAGTTGTACGTTTCAATGGTTACCGGCTTGGAGCCTGATTCTGTTGATGAAGCTCTGAGATACACCAGGAACATTCGTAAGTGGAATGACTATGAATATAGCTTTGTTAACAATGAATTGTCCTCTACGGATATTGAGGCAAGCTCAACCTCATga
- the LOC18607250 gene encoding extra-large guanine nucleotide-binding protein 1 isoform X3, with translation MAGLLRKILPVGKSTAQDDDNDNDNVEYSFAIEYHGPPVPYDIPKAVPVDVDQLPTAATVSSSYVLNENSVPVIQPIVKANPVKQKWSEDKKFGSRPGSARKSIDRPGVSNESSIQVDSLDTLGQGIDGGCRTKLCDGMGSSGNLEISVVHDSLQKSSGGLAELELTDHGEEGLGLQKYMDPPDSDTTESVSSSPVLSSSDVSFQKGEDGNNETPCHVRRPSVVEDANNETPCHVRRPSVVTFLDPESGAMVQEDSSYYETESIDAAQPIARNGKKGSCYRCLKGNRFTEKEICIVCNAKYCYKCVLKAMGSMPEGRKCVTCIGKKINESRRETLGKCSRLLKRLLNELEVQQAMSSEKTCEANQLPPELVVVNGEPLSQDELHNLQICQNPPRKLKPGFYWYDKLSGLWGKEGHGPCQIITAQLNVGGHLKANASNGNANIVINNREITKKELWMLQLAGVHCEGKPSFWLSADGSYQEEGQKNVKGPIWDKMGVKLFCALLSLPVPPVTVNPAGEDVSRETLEQQVLHKLLLVGYQKSGTSTIYKQAKILYNISFSEDERQSIKLMIQSNLYGYFGILLEGQERFEEESLQETRKSQIADGSGSSGSASQIDGQTKYSICRKLKAFSDWLVQVMVSGNLEAIFPAASREYAPFIGELWNDAAFQATYSRRHELEMLPRVATYFLERAVEISSMDYEPSDMDILYAEGITSSNGISCMEFSFPTIEQESSIDGYQHDPSARQK, from the exons ATGGCTGGCCTTTTAAGGAAAATTCTTCCTGTTGGGAAATCAACTGCTCAAGATGACGATAATGATAACGATAATGTTGAATACTCATTTGCTATTGAGTACCATGGTCCTCCGGTCCCTTATGATATCCCCAAAGCAGTTCCGGTGGACGTTGACCAACTCCCCACTGCTGCCACAGTTTCCTCTTCCTATGTTTTGAATGAGAATTCAGTGCCAGTTATCCAACCAATTGTAAAGGCTAATCCAGTGAAGCAAAAATGGTCCgaagataaaaaatttggtTCTCGACCTGGCTCAGCTCGAAAATCCATTGATCGTCCTGGTGTGTCCAATGAATCATCAATTCAAGTTGATAGCTTGGATACATTAGGTCAGGGAATTGATGGTGGGTGCAGAACGAAATTATGTGATGGAATGGGAAGTTCTGGTAACCTGGAAATTTCTGTTGTTCATGATAGTTTGCAAAAATCATCAGGAGGGTTGGCAGAGTTGGAGCTTACTGATCATGGTGAGGAAGGCTTAGGGTTGCAGAAGTATATGGATCCTCCTGATTCTGATACAACAGAGTCAGTTTCAAGCTCACCTGTGCTTTCATCATCTGATGTCTCTTTCCAAAAGGGGGAGGATGGTAACAATGAGACTCCTTGCCATGTCAGAAGACCATCCGTTGTAGAGGATGCTAACAATGAGACTCCTTGCCATGTCAGAAGACCATCCGTTGTAACTTTCCTTGATCCTGAATCAGGTGCAATGGTTCAGGAAGATTCCAGCTATTATGAGACAGAAAGCATCGATGCTGCACAACCCATTGCAAGGAACGGGAAAAAGGGGTCATGCTATAGGTGCTTAAAGGGAAACCGGTTTACAGAAAAGGAGATTTGCATTGTTTGTAATGCTAAGTATTGTTATAAGTGTGTACTGAAAGCAATGGGGTCGATGCCAGAGGGAAGAAAATGTGTTACTTGCATCGGTAAGAAGATAAATGAGTCAaggcgagaaactcttggaaAATGTTCTCGGCTGCTCAAGCGGCTGCTCAATGAGTTGGAAGTTCAACAGGCAATGAGTTCCGAGAAAACGTGTGAGGCAAACCAGTTACCACCTGAGCTGGTTGTTGTGAATGGAGAGCCACTGAGTCAAGATGAGTTGCATAATTTGCAGATCTGCCAAAACCCGCCAAGAAAGCTAAAACCAGGATTCTATTGGTATGATAAATTATCTGGTCTTTGGGGAAAG GAAGGACATGGGCCTTGCCAGATTATTACTGCGCAGCTAAATGTTGGAGGTCACCTGAAGGCTAATGCTAGCAATGGAAATGCAAATATAGTTATAAATAATCGAGAGATTACTAAAAAAGAGCTGTGGATGCTGCAG TTGGCAGGAGTTCATTGTGAAGGAAAACCTAGCTTTTGGCTAAGTGCAGATGGATCCTACCAGGAAGAGGGTCAGAAGAATGTAAAGGGGCCTATATGGGACAAG aTGGGAGTTAAGCTTTTTTGTGCTCTCTTGTCTTTGCCGGTTCCTCCTGTTACTGTGAATCCTGCTGGAGAAGATGTCAGCCGGGAAACCCTAGAGCAGCAAGTTCTTCACAAACTTCTTCTAGTTGGCTATCAAAAGTCTGGCACAAGTACGATATATAAGCAG GCCAAGATTCTGTATAATATTTCTTTCTCTGAAGATGAGCGCCAAAGCATCAAGTTGATGATCCAAAGCAATTTGTATGGGTATTTCGGCATATTGCTTGAGGGTCAAGAACGGTTCGAAGAAGAAAGCCTACAAGAAACTAGAAAAAGCCAGATTGCTGATGGATCTGGTTCTTCAG GCAGTGCAAGCCAGATTGATGGTCaaacaaaatattccatttGCCGAAAACTGAAAGCTTTCTCAGATTGGCTTGTACAAGTGATGGTGTCTGGTAATTTGGAAGCCATCTTCCCAGCTGCTAGTCGTGAATATGCACCGTTTATTGGGGAGCTGTGGAATGATGCAGCCTTTCAGGCCACGTATAGCAGGAGGCATGAACTAGAAATGCTGCCCAGAGTGGCTACTTATTTCCTAGAACGG GCTGTTGAGATCTCAAGCATGGATTATGAGCCCTCTGACATGGACATCTTGTATGCTGAGGGAATTACATCATCCAATGGAATTTCTTGCATGGAATTCTCTTTTCCCACAATAGAACAAGAAAGCTCTATTGATGGTTATCAGCATGACCCATCAGCGAG GCAAAAGTAG